From Hartmannibacter diazotrophicus, a single genomic window includes:
- a CDS encoding LacI family DNA-binding transcriptional regulator, producing MKSTMMDVAAQAGVSQATVSLILNGSSGARFSEATRKRVFDAAAELGYRLSNRSAAARSAGTKVILFIVDELTTDPWMALAFEGAREKALELGIIVTLGVFRQGEDPDERVFSVCESQTLVGCIFGTILTRKIDPPKALLGAPSVLVNCYDQDRRLPSILPGDVAGGRAATERLIKGGRKRIALINGQEGLDNPRDRLRGYKQALASNDLAYDSKLVHYGNWEPSSGYEKTHALMRLPDPPDGIFCANDLMAIGCLEALKELGKSIPDDVAVVGFDNRDIAQFTMPPLTTFHLPMLTMGSMAVELLQDITGGLNSAHDQLKVECPLVERVSA from the coding sequence TTGAAATCGACAATGATGGATGTCGCTGCTCAGGCTGGCGTCTCTCAGGCGACTGTCTCGCTCATTCTCAATGGCAGTTCCGGGGCACGCTTCAGCGAGGCCACGCGCAAGCGTGTCTTCGATGCGGCTGCGGAACTGGGTTATCGCCTTTCCAACAGATCGGCAGCGGCCAGAAGCGCGGGCACCAAGGTCATCCTTTTCATTGTCGATGAACTGACGACCGACCCATGGATGGCGCTTGCCTTTGAAGGTGCGCGCGAGAAGGCCCTGGAACTCGGCATCATCGTGACACTGGGTGTCTTTCGCCAGGGCGAGGACCCCGATGAAAGGGTCTTTTCCGTCTGCGAAAGCCAGACCCTGGTGGGCTGTATCTTCGGCACGATCCTGACCCGCAAGATCGATCCACCGAAGGCGCTTCTCGGTGCGCCCTCGGTTCTCGTCAACTGCTACGACCAGGACCGCAGGCTGCCGTCGATCCTGCCGGGTGACGTCGCGGGTGGCCGGGCCGCGACGGAACGCCTGATCAAGGGGGGGCGCAAGCGCATTGCGCTCATCAATGGACAGGAGGGCCTGGACAACCCGCGTGACCGCTTGCGCGGCTACAAGCAGGCCCTTGCGAGCAACGATCTGGCCTATGATTCCAAGCTTGTCCATTACGGCAACTGGGAGCCTTCGTCGGGCTATGAGAAGACCCATGCGCTGATGAGGCTGCCCGATCCGCCGGACGGCATCTTCTGCGCCAATGACCTCATGGCGATCGGCTGCCTCGAAGCGCTCAAGGAGCTTGGCAAATCGATCCCCGACGACGTGGCCGTCGTCGGTTTCGACAATCGCGACATCGCGCAATTCACCATGCCGCCGCTCACGACATTCCATCTCCCGATGCTAACGATGGGGTCAATGGCGGTGGAACTGCTTCAGGACATCACGGGCGGGCTGAACAGCGCTCACGATCAGCTGAAGGTCGAATGCCCTCTGGTCGAGCGT
- a CDS encoding ABC transporter permease: MTTLEDAISRSQHRSWLSKIATQQLFWIFIAAIAACLALSLLTDTFASERNLFNVARNFAFVGIIAIGMTAVIASGGIDLSVGSSVVLSAMVISVLMAGGMAFWLAAPMALGAALLVGLLNGVLVAYGGMPPFVVTLGTLSAARSLAMVLSDNKMIWEFGPDHNLLLWVGGGSTLGVPHPLYVLTVLAIVMSLAFKWTRWGQHVYAVGSNEHAALLTGIPVKRLKVSIYMFSAFCAGVAGILMAGWLGSVTTNLGQAMELTVIAAAVIGGANLAGGEGTAIGAVVGALLIEVIRNSLILLGISTFWQGMFIGTFIIIAVAFDRIRHFRS, encoded by the coding sequence ATGACGACGCTCGAAGACGCGATATCAAGAAGCCAGCATCGCAGCTGGCTTTCCAAGATCGCAACCCAGCAGCTTTTCTGGATTTTCATCGCGGCAATCGCCGCCTGCCTGGCGCTGAGCCTCCTTACCGATACATTCGCCAGCGAACGGAACCTCTTCAACGTCGCCCGCAACTTCGCCTTCGTCGGCATCATTGCGATCGGCATGACGGCGGTGATTGCTTCAGGTGGTATAGACCTGTCGGTGGGATCCTCCGTCGTCCTGTCTGCCATGGTGATCAGCGTGCTGATGGCAGGCGGCATGGCGTTCTGGCTGGCCGCCCCGATGGCATTGGGCGCTGCGCTTCTGGTCGGGCTCTTGAACGGCGTGCTGGTTGCGTACGGCGGCATGCCGCCCTTCGTGGTCACGCTCGGCACGCTTTCTGCCGCCCGCTCGCTTGCCATGGTGCTTTCCGACAACAAGATGATCTGGGAGTTCGGTCCCGATCACAATCTGCTCCTGTGGGTTGGTGGCGGCTCGACGCTCGGCGTTCCCCACCCGCTCTATGTTCTGACGGTGCTTGCGATCGTGATGTCGCTGGCCTTCAAGTGGACGCGGTGGGGCCAGCATGTCTATGCCGTCGGCAGCAATGAGCATGCGGCACTCCTGACCGGCATTCCGGTCAAGCGGCTTAAGGTCAGCATCTACATGTTCTCGGCCTTTTGCGCCGGGGTCGCGGGCATTTTGATGGCCGGATGGCTCGGCAGCGTGACGACGAACCTCGGTCAGGCGATGGAGCTGACCGTAATCGCCGCAGCCGTGATCGGCGGTGCCAATCTCGCCGGCGGCGAAGGCACGGCCATTGGCGCCGTCGTTGGCGCACTGCTGATCGAGGTCATTCGCAACTCTCTGATCCTTCTCGGTATCTCGACATTCTGGCAAGGAATGTTCATAGGTACCTTCATCATTATTGCGGTGGCATTCGACAGAATCAGGCATTTCAGGTCATGA
- a CDS encoding ATP-binding cassette domain-containing protein codes for MTRLVLSGISKSYGAIQALSSVSLVLQPGEVLGLMGDNGAGKSTLVKIIAGNFPPSAGEMRIDGETVVFHKPRDAQRQGIEAVYQDLALCDNLSAASNVFLGREAMRSLGPLKYLNYRRMNEVAADLFRQLKSETRPRDLVRKMSGGQRQAVAIARTLLSQPKIVMMDEPTAAISVRQVKEVLDLIGRLKDHGISVILISHRMPDIFAVADRIAVLRRGELVASKPAAESSPEEVTGLITGAIDAA; via the coding sequence GTGACAAGACTGGTTCTGTCAGGAATATCGAAGAGTTACGGGGCCATTCAGGCGCTGTCGTCTGTGTCGCTCGTTCTGCAGCCGGGCGAGGTGCTGGGCCTGATGGGCGACAACGGTGCGGGAAAAAGCACGCTCGTGAAGATCATCGCCGGTAACTTTCCGCCCTCTGCGGGCGAGATGCGCATCGATGGCGAAACGGTCGTCTTTCACAAGCCCCGAGACGCGCAGCGACAGGGGATCGAGGCCGTGTATCAGGACCTCGCGCTCTGCGATAACCTCTCGGCCGCGTCGAACGTCTTTCTAGGCCGCGAAGCCATGCGCAGCCTTGGCCCCCTGAAATACCTGAACTATCGCCGGATGAACGAGGTCGCGGCCGATCTCTTCCGTCAGCTCAAGTCCGAGACGCGCCCGCGTGATCTTGTCAGGAAGATGTCGGGCGGCCAGCGGCAGGCTGTCGCCATCGCGCGCACCCTCCTGTCGCAGCCCAAGATCGTGATGATGGACGAGCCGACGGCGGCCATCTCCGTCCGGCAGGTCAAGGAGGTTCTCGACCTGATCGGCCGGCTCAAGGACCACGGCATCAGTGTGATCCTCATCAGCCACCGGATGCCGGACATCTTCGCCGTTGCCGACAGGATTGCGGTGCTCCGCCGCGGTGAACTCGTCGCCAGCAAACCTGCGGCCGAATCCTCTCCCGAAGAAGTGACCGGTCTCATTACCGGTGCGATCGACGCGGCATAG
- a CDS encoding NAD-dependent epimerase/dehydratase family protein, which produces MKLLVTGAAGKVGQAFLPAFLNEQRFGGWEVVALCHNRAIATDDRRVSVVHGSMADEETVASALRGVSHVLHLAAVKESPDLAIDVALKGLYLLLEQFRLSSSGRQFLLLSGDCVVGHIFQDYAAPITEASQRRAYPGIYALTKVLEEVMLEQFGIQHGLKHTILRAPWIMEKDDFRYAFEMGEAQFGGPPWETLIDSETLAKMRDVGVFPAMRDANGGFLKRSFIHVDDLVEAILLSIDNPDACGELFNIAMNEPADYGRISSLVEKNGWGSPVEIKTPFHSNWLDNTKARKVLGWTPAIDLEGLVERAWNYRREDNDPRIVWYPG; this is translated from the coding sequence ATGAAGCTGCTGGTCACAGGAGCGGCCGGAAAAGTCGGTCAGGCCTTCCTTCCCGCCTTTCTGAACGAACAGCGCTTTGGCGGCTGGGAGGTGGTCGCGCTCTGCCACAACCGGGCGATCGCAACCGACGATCGAAGGGTCAGCGTGGTCCATGGCTCGATGGCCGACGAGGAGACCGTCGCAAGCGCGCTTCGGGGCGTCAGTCACGTTCTTCATCTGGCGGCGGTGAAGGAATCGCCAGACCTTGCCATCGATGTGGCGCTCAAGGGTCTCTACCTGCTGCTGGAGCAGTTCCGTCTTTCGTCGAGCGGCCGTCAGTTCCTGCTGCTCAGCGGCGACTGCGTCGTCGGCCACATCTTTCAGGACTACGCCGCCCCGATCACCGAGGCCTCTCAAAGACGCGCCTATCCGGGCATCTACGCTCTGACGAAGGTTCTGGAAGAGGTGATGCTGGAACAGTTCGGCATCCAACATGGGCTCAAGCACACGATCCTGCGGGCGCCATGGATCATGGAAAAGGACGACTTCCGATACGCCTTCGAAATGGGGGAGGCCCAGTTCGGCGGTCCGCCCTGGGAAACGCTCATAGACTCCGAAACGCTCGCGAAAATGCGCGACGTCGGCGTCTTCCCCGCGATGCGCGACGCGAACGGCGGCTTTTTGAAGCGGAGCTTCATCCACGTCGACGATCTGGTCGAAGCCATCCTGCTGTCGATCGACAACCCGGATGCCTGCGGCGAGCTGTTCAACATCGCGATGAACGAGCCCGCGGACTACGGACGAATTTCATCGCTCGTCGAAAAGAACGGGTGGGGCTCGCCGGTGGAGATCAAGACCCCGTTTCACAGCAACTGGCTCGACAACACCAAGGCTCGGAAGGTGCTGGGCTGGACGCCCGCGATCGACCTCGAAGGCCTCGTTGAACGGGCATGGAATTACAGGCGCGAGGACAACGACCCGCGCATTGTCTGGTATCCCGGCTGA
- a CDS encoding sugar-binding protein produces the protein MKIKYLTIATLSAAVLFAGHASAQDKKTLAIVVKGLDNPFFEQINLGCKKWLSENADSEYACLYTGPASSADESGEVQIVDDLLTRGVAAIAISPSNAPAMANRIRQIAPSVPVMTIDADFLEQDHELRSTYLGTDNYLMGVKMAEEAMKLRADGGTVCLQLGNVAAANINARAQGFRDTIAGAKDIDRLSGQNGWTEIEGCPVFTNDQADLANQQMSDVFTANPDLDAFILIGGWAQFAPQAYTQVTDQVMDKLKSKDLIIIAGDTLPPQTQAFREGRSHVQVGQRPFEMGYRAPDVMIQLIKGETVDDPLFTGLDVCTGDAPGFCEKN, from the coding sequence ATGAAAATAAAATATTTGACAATCGCCACCCTATCAGCAGCCGTGCTTTTCGCAGGCCACGCGAGCGCGCAGGACAAGAAGACGCTCGCCATCGTCGTCAAGGGGCTCGACAACCCGTTCTTCGAGCAGATCAATCTGGGTTGCAAAAAGTGGCTGTCGGAAAACGCCGACAGCGAATACGCCTGCCTCTACACCGGGCCTGCCTCTTCGGCGGACGAATCCGGCGAAGTACAGATTGTCGACGACCTCCTCACCCGCGGCGTTGCGGCGATCGCGATCTCGCCCTCGAACGCACCGGCCATGGCCAACCGCATCCGTCAGATCGCGCCGTCCGTGCCCGTCATGACGATCGACGCCGACTTTCTGGAGCAGGACCACGAGCTGCGGTCGACCTATCTGGGCACCGACAACTACCTGATGGGCGTCAAGATGGCCGAAGAGGCGATGAAGCTGCGTGCGGATGGCGGCACCGTCTGCCTGCAGCTCGGCAATGTCGCGGCCGCCAACATCAATGCCCGCGCCCAGGGTTTCCGCGACACCATCGCGGGCGCCAAGGATATCGACAGGCTCAGCGGACAGAACGGCTGGACGGAGATCGAGGGTTGCCCGGTCTTCACCAATGACCAGGCGGACCTTGCCAACCAGCAGATGTCCGATGTCTTCACGGCCAATCCGGATCTCGACGCCTTCATCCTGATCGGCGGCTGGGCGCAGTTCGCCCCGCAGGCCTACACGCAGGTGACGGATCAGGTGATGGACAAGCTGAAGTCGAAGGACCTGATCATCATCGCCGGCGATACGCTGCCGCCGCAGACGCAAGCCTTCCGCGAAGGCCGCAGCCACGTGCAGGTCGGCCAGCGCCCCTTCGAGATGGGCTACCGCGCGCCCGACGTCATGATCCAGCTGATCAAGGGCGAGACGGTCGACGACCCGCTGTTTACCGGGCTCGACGTCTGCACTGGCGACGCCCCTGGCTTCTGCGAGAAGAACTGA
- a CDS encoding sugar-binding protein, translating into MKKTTPILAATWLALSATTALAQDKPALAFVVNAASDFWKLAEAGVTAAQAELPGYELQFRYPAQGSAALQNALMDDLVAAGTDAIMISSADPKNSIDAFNRIAAQVPLFTTDSDAPQSDRIAYLGSSNTLAGNQAGEIAVGAMPNGGKCMGFVGFLGADNAKERIAGFRETVEGKGIELVDVRGDDVDFARARSNVDDVLAANPDITCMVGFYSYNPPKIYEALQAAGKLGEITVIAFDEDPITLGAVREGSFAGTVVQDPYQWGYQGMKLMAAYLEGDKSGIPADGLIIVPTKIIDKANVDAFEAELKQRIGG; encoded by the coding sequence ATGAAAAAAACAACACCGATCCTGGCGGCGACATGGCTCGCCCTGAGTGCGACCACAGCCCTTGCGCAGGACAAGCCGGCCCTCGCCTTCGTCGTCAACGCGGCGTCGGACTTCTGGAAACTGGCCGAAGCGGGCGTGACGGCGGCACAGGCCGAACTGCCAGGCTATGAACTGCAGTTTCGCTACCCGGCACAAGGCTCCGCCGCCCTGCAGAACGCCCTGATGGACGACCTCGTCGCCGCCGGCACGGACGCGATCATGATTTCTTCGGCCGATCCGAAGAATTCGATCGACGCGTTCAACCGCATCGCGGCGCAGGTGCCGCTGTTCACGACCGACAGCGACGCGCCGCAATCGGACCGCATCGCCTATCTCGGTTCGTCGAACACGCTGGCCGGCAACCAGGCTGGCGAAATCGCCGTCGGCGCGATGCCGAACGGCGGCAAATGCATGGGGTTCGTCGGCTTTCTGGGCGCCGACAACGCGAAGGAACGTATCGCGGGCTTTCGCGAGACAGTCGAAGGCAAGGGCATCGAACTGGTGGACGTGCGCGGCGACGACGTGGACTTCGCCAGGGCGCGCTCCAATGTCGACGACGTGCTGGCGGCCAACCCCGACATCACCTGCATGGTCGGCTTTTACTCCTACAATCCGCCCAAAATCTACGAAGCCCTCCAGGCTGCCGGGAAGCTCGGCGAAATCACCGTCATCGCCTTCGACGAGGACCCGATCACGCTCGGCGCCGTGAGGGAAGGCTCGTTTGCCGGCACCGTGGTCCAGGATCCCTATCAGTGGGGCTATCAGGGCATGAAGCTGATGGCCGCCTATCTGGAAGGCGACAAGTCTGGCATCCCCGCGGACGGCCTGATCATCGTTCCGACGAAGATCATCGACAAGGCGAATGTCGACGCCTTCGAAGCCGAGCTCAAGCAGCGCATCGGCGGCTGA
- a CDS encoding sugar ABC transporter ATP-binding protein has protein sequence MARVENPIALELVGITKVYASAIALNDVSLSIRGGEVVGLIGENGAGKSTLMKVLGGTIRPDEGRIVIDGDSTTGLTVARALEHGIAFVHQELNPFSNLDVTDNVLLGRETRKGPFGFIDRRAMEDRVRPLLAMLGTRFGPSDPVSDLSLADQQLLEIARALSTNVRLLILDEPTSSLTLSETQRLLGVIRLLRDDGVAVLFITHRLSEAEMVADRVVGLRDGRNAGALAREDINKDAMVRLMIGRPVSQFYEKPGENSGNIVLEARGLHTAAYPRETVDLTLRGGEILGLAGLVGAGRTELARAIFGIDPREDGVVTVEGIPVPAGSVTEAIRAGICLVPEDRKSEGLFLDFAISQNIAMPSLGSLARYGFVDTLAELALAGDAREKLAIKAPRLDRPAGELSGGNQQKIVLAKWLATRPKVIILDEPTRGIDVGAKAEVYRLMRALAGDGAAILMISSDMEEVIGVSSRVAVMSRGRIAGMLEHEELSEERILRLAVG, from the coding sequence ATGGCCCGCGTCGAAAACCCCATTGCCCTGGAGCTGGTCGGCATTACGAAGGTGTATGCAAGCGCCATCGCTCTCAATGATGTCTCGCTCAGCATACGCGGGGGTGAGGTGGTCGGGCTCATCGGCGAGAACGGCGCGGGAAAATCGACGCTGATGAAGGTTCTCGGCGGCACGATCAGGCCGGACGAAGGCCGGATCGTCATCGACGGCGACAGCACAACGGGCCTGACGGTGGCCCGCGCCCTGGAACACGGGATCGCCTTCGTGCACCAGGAGCTCAATCCGTTTTCCAATCTCGACGTTACCGACAATGTCCTGCTCGGCCGCGAAACCCGGAAAGGTCCGTTCGGGTTCATCGACCGCAGGGCGATGGAAGACCGCGTGCGGCCGCTGCTCGCCATGCTCGGCACCCGGTTCGGACCGTCCGACCCCGTCTCGGACCTTTCGCTCGCCGACCAGCAACTCCTCGAAATCGCGCGGGCGCTGTCGACCAACGTGCGGCTGCTCATCCTCGACGAACCCACATCGAGCCTCACCCTTTCGGAGACGCAACGCCTGCTGGGGGTGATCCGGCTCCTGCGTGACGATGGCGTTGCGGTGCTCTTCATCACGCACCGCCTCAGTGAGGCGGAGATGGTTGCCGACCGTGTCGTGGGGTTGCGTGACGGCAGGAACGCCGGCGCGCTGGCGCGCGAGGACATCAACAAGGACGCCATGGTGCGCCTGATGATCGGCCGCCCTGTCTCGCAGTTCTATGAAAAGCCGGGCGAAAACAGCGGCAATATCGTGCTCGAAGCACGAGGTCTGCACACCGCCGCCTACCCGCGGGAGACCGTCGACCTCACGCTCCGCGGCGGCGAGATCCTCGGGCTTGCGGGTCTTGTGGGCGCGGGGCGTACCGAGCTTGCACGGGCCATCTTCGGCATCGATCCGCGCGAAGACGGGGTGGTGACGGTGGAGGGAATTCCTGTGCCAGCCGGTTCGGTGACCGAAGCGATCCGGGCCGGCATCTGCCTCGTGCCCGAAGACCGCAAGTCCGAAGGGCTCTTTCTCGACTTCGCCATTTCCCAGAACATCGCCATGCCGAGTCTCGGAAGCCTGGCGCGCTACGGTTTCGTCGACACGCTGGCCGAACTCGCTCTGGCCGGCGACGCACGCGAAAAGCTTGCGATCAAGGCCCCGAGGCTTGATCGGCCGGCCGGCGAACTCTCGGGCGGCAACCAGCAGAAAATCGTGCTGGCGAAGTGGCTAGCCACCCGCCCGAAGGTGATCATTCTGGATGAGCCGACGCGCGGGATCGATGTCGGCGCCAAGGCCGAGGTCTACCGCCTGATGCGGGCGCTGGCGGGCGACGGAGCGGCGATCCTGATGATCTCGTCGGACATGGAGGAGGTGATCGGCGTGTCGAGCCGGGTCGCCGTCATGAGCCGGGGCCGCATCGCGGGAATGCTGGAACATGAGGAGCTGTCGGAGGAGCGGATCCTGCGGCTGGCTGTCGGATAG
- a CDS encoding ABC transporter permease, with the protein MHRKDLGLAVLVVCVGTIVALVNPRFLSPINLANTANLIGLFGLFSIAEAFVIVTGGIELSIGSVIALLGVIFIDLISTFGVAWPLALAIVLVLAVLIGLLHGWLVTRLRLQPFVVTLCGLLIYRGVARFYTRDGTAGFSFGADFPALEYLVAGRTAGIPHSVIAFAIAAVIAWFVLHRTVFGRHLFAVGKNEEAARYSGIDTRRVIVASYVLCMLLTGLSAVFFAMYTRSVQPASHGNFYELYGIAAAVLGGFSLRGGEGSIVGVVLGVILLQVLQNLVNLLGIPSSLNFAVMGSVILVGVTADTQFMAYREKRRQAAAMSTLDKQVRTPKRSEAAPEH; encoded by the coding sequence ATGCACAGAAAGGATCTCGGGCTTGCGGTTCTGGTTGTCTGCGTCGGGACGATCGTGGCGCTCGTCAATCCACGGTTTCTCTCGCCGATCAACCTTGCCAACACGGCCAACCTGATCGGGCTTTTCGGGCTTTTCTCGATTGCCGAGGCCTTCGTCATCGTGACCGGCGGGATCGAGCTTTCGATCGGTTCGGTGATCGCCCTGCTTGGCGTGATCTTCATCGATCTCATCTCCACCTTTGGCGTCGCATGGCCGCTTGCCCTTGCGATCGTACTCGTCCTCGCGGTGCTGATCGGCCTGCTGCATGGCTGGCTCGTGACCCGGCTCAGGTTGCAGCCCTTCGTGGTGACCCTGTGCGGGCTGCTGATCTATCGCGGCGTCGCGCGCTTCTACACCCGGGACGGCACCGCCGGCTTCAGCTTCGGAGCGGATTTTCCGGCGCTCGAATATCTCGTCGCAGGGCGCACAGCAGGCATTCCCCACTCGGTGATCGCCTTTGCGATCGCCGCGGTGATCGCCTGGTTCGTGCTGCATCGCACAGTGTTCGGCCGTCATCTCTTCGCCGTGGGCAAGAATGAGGAAGCCGCCCGCTATTCGGGGATCGACACGCGGCGCGTGATCGTCGCCTCCTATGTGCTGTGCATGCTGCTGACCGGACTCTCCGCCGTCTTTTTCGCCATGTATACCCGGTCCGTGCAGCCAGCCTCGCACGGGAATTTCTACGAACTTTACGGCATAGCGGCGGCCGTGCTGGGCGGCTTCTCGCTGCGCGGCGGCGAAGGATCGATCGTCGGCGTCGTCCTTGGTGTGATCCTGCTTCAGGTTCTCCAGAATCTCGTCAACCTGCTGGGCATTCCTTCGTCCTTGAACTTTGCCGTCATGGGCAGCGTCATTCTCGTCGGCGTGACCGCCGATACGCAATTCATGGCCTATCGCGAAAAGCGCAGGCAGGCCGCGGCGATGTCCACTCTCGACAAGCAGGTCAGGACTCCGAAGAGATCAGAAGCGGCTCCGGAACACTGA
- a CDS encoding AraC family transcriptional regulator: MYVDVRSDWLSYVDEIPRALVAANAVANLEALEQSPRHSHQKAQLLFTVRGIINCEVEDAVWIVPPQCAVWIPGGLPHTVFGSGEVECISLFIEPPEAPNLPSECCTITVSSFFRHLLMRANELPERYDVDGPDGRIVSVIFDELAAAPVEDLRLPIPSDSRLKKLADLLIAAPADHATVAEWASRIAVSERSLNRMLAEQVGMSFGRWRRQLHVVLALRHLSAGQTVQAVAMDLGYESASSFVTMFRKMVGKPPSRYLLERLRSAPHDHGER, encoded by the coding sequence ATGTATGTAGACGTCCGTAGCGATTGGCTTTCCTATGTCGATGAGATTCCTCGCGCTCTCGTCGCGGCCAACGCCGTCGCCAATCTTGAGGCCCTGGAGCAGTCGCCGCGGCACTCGCATCAGAAAGCGCAACTGCTTTTCACGGTCCGTGGCATCATCAACTGCGAGGTTGAAGACGCTGTCTGGATCGTGCCGCCGCAATGCGCCGTGTGGATTCCCGGCGGGCTGCCCCATACCGTTTTCGGCTCAGGCGAGGTGGAGTGCATCTCCCTCTTCATCGAACCTCCTGAAGCTCCGAACCTGCCGAGCGAATGCTGCACGATCACGGTGTCGAGCTTTTTCCGTCATCTGCTGATGCGGGCCAACGAGCTACCGGAGCGCTATGACGTCGACGGTCCGGACGGCCGCATCGTGTCCGTTATCTTCGATGAACTGGCTGCGGCGCCGGTCGAAGACCTCCGCCTCCCAATCCCCAGCGATTCGCGCCTGAAGAAGCTCGCCGACCTGTTAATCGCGGCGCCTGCGGATCATGCGACCGTCGCGGAGTGGGCCTCCCGCATCGCGGTCAGCGAGCGCAGCCTGAACCGTATGCTGGCGGAACAGGTGGGCATGAGTTTCGGCCGCTGGCGCCGGCAGTTGCATGTTGTCCTCGCCTTGCGGCATCTGAGCGCCGGCCAGACGGTCCAGGCCGTCGCGATGGATCTCGGCTATGAAAGCGCCAGCAGTTTCGTGACCATGTTCCGAAAGATGGTCGGCAAGCCGCCAAGCCGCTATCTGCTCGAGCGGCTTAGGTCTGCACCTCACGATCATGGCGAGCGATAG